Proteins encoded together in one Lathyrus oleraceus cultivar Zhongwan6 chromosome 5, CAAS_Psat_ZW6_1.0, whole genome shotgun sequence window:
- the LOC127080489 gene encoding uncharacterized protein LOC127080489, translating to MDGAIFGFEYAEPLGKEDFDQILYHTQLSVGVINTYMRYLYDKLMGPRGLEQRFSFLNPMKTNLTEMIRKPDEVRTYVVERFMADTDREKLFFLPFNTGDGGHWLLVAINPFKEIVYYLDSLHKDWTTYPAMKTIVDTIIQTVRAQRKIQVPKRKANNITWNRVECPRQRNNIDCGYYTLRFMKETLLMDRTDIPSDYFDEYRCAYYSKDQLDEIKEELCQFIIELQVL from the exons ATGGATGGAGCTATTTTTGGTTTTGAGTATGCCGAGCCATTGGGTAAAGAggattttgatcaaattttgtATCATACGCAATTAAGCGTTGGTGTTATCAACACATACATGAG GTATTTATATGACAAATTGATGGGTCCGCGTGGGTTGGAGCAAAGATTCTCATTCTTAAATCCCATGAAAACGAACTTAACCGAAATGATAAGAAAACCAGATGAAGTCAGGACGTATGTAGTCGAGCGCTTTATGGCCGACACAGATAGAGAAAAGTTGTTCTTTTTACCGTTTAATACCGGCGACGG tggacattggttgttggTCGCGATAAATCCTTTTAAAGAAATTGTGTATTATTTGGATTCTTTACACAAGGATTGGACAACATACCCTGCTATGAAGACGATAGTTGACAC CattatacaaactgttcgagcACAAAGAAAAATTCAAGTACCAAAGAGAAAAGCCAATAACATTACATGGAATAGAGTGGAG TGTCCTCGACAGCGTAATAATATAGATTGTGGATATTACACGTTGAGGTTTATGAAAGAAACTCTTCTTATGGATCGAACAGATATTCCATCTGAT tactttgatgaatatAGATGTGCTTATTACTCAAAAGATCAGTTGGATGAAATTAAAGaggaattgtgtcaattcattatcGAGCTACAGGTTTTGTGA